A region from the Andrena cerasifolii isolate SP2316 chromosome 11, iyAndCera1_principal, whole genome shotgun sequence genome encodes:
- the LOC143374609 gene encoding uncharacterized protein LOC143374609 isoform X2, which translates to MYFNRPGIKSPIYVQFLLLMCLAFLSTSIERVEGRKCVCTSKACKESGVDTCKTKFSCYTELILAGDQEFGENTTTRGCTERATLLSCETKSWVTRSKSTDNVDRSSAAWIRMPWPRLKCCDSHDYCNADHHVNVSTWIHDKDRPDPVEPTLDYAGSFGEISPHRGVMGSIQPDPGPIAGGRESSVQLLQNHVKPLHVAALVLAIAALISVLAACYVITRFLKTNPYTVGSVE; encoded by the exons ATGTATTTCAATCGACCTGGCATCAAGTCGCCGATCTACGTACAGTTCCTGCTGCTGATGTGCTTGGCTTTTCTATCGACGAGCATCGAACGAGTGGAGG GAAGAAAATGCGTGTGCACCAGCAAAGCCTGCAAAGAATCCGGGGTGGACACGTGCAAGACGAAGTTTTCCTGTTACACGGAGCTGATTCTGGCCGGGGATCAGGAATTTGGGGAGAACACTACGACAAGAGGATGCACAGA GCGTGCCACGCTATTGTCGTGCGAGACAAAGTCCTGGGTCACGAGGTCGAAGTCGACCGACAACGTGGACCGATCGTCAGCAGCCTGGATCCGTATGCCCTGGCCCAGATTGAAGTGTTGCGACAGCCACGACTATTGTAACGCCGATCACCACGTAAACGTGTCCACGTGGATCCACGACAAAGACAGGCCGGATCCCGTGGAACCCACTTTAGACTATGCTG GCTCGTTCGGCGAGATATCGCCGCATCGAGGCGTAATGGGATCGATCCAACCCGATCCAGGGCCGATTGCCGGAGGTCGGGAATCCTCGGTTCAGCTTCTTCAGAATCACGTTAAGCCGCTACACGTCGCAGCCCTGGTGCTGGCGATCGCTGCTCTGATATCGGTCCTAGCAGCCTGCTACGTTATTACAAg GTTCCTGAAAACGAACCCGTATACGGTCGGCAGCGTAGAGTGA
- the LOC143374609 gene encoding uncharacterized protein LOC143374609 isoform X1, which translates to MYFNRPGIKSPIYVQFLLLMCLAFLSTSIERVEGRKCVCTSKACKESGVDTCKTKFSCYTELILAGDQEFGENTTTRGCTERATLLSCETKSWVTRSKSTDNVDRSSAAWIRMPWPRLKCCDSHDYCNADHHVNVSTWIHDKDRPDPVEPTLDYAGSFGEISPHRGVMGSIQPDPGPIAGGRESSVQLLQNHVKPLHVAALVLAIAALISVLAACYVITRATDASPSNPGERGMSSGFESHQMHDEARRGTVSRKQDVETFCFERCD; encoded by the exons ATGTATTTCAATCGACCTGGCATCAAGTCGCCGATCTACGTACAGTTCCTGCTGCTGATGTGCTTGGCTTTTCTATCGACGAGCATCGAACGAGTGGAGG GAAGAAAATGCGTGTGCACCAGCAAAGCCTGCAAAGAATCCGGGGTGGACACGTGCAAGACGAAGTTTTCCTGTTACACGGAGCTGATTCTGGCCGGGGATCAGGAATTTGGGGAGAACACTACGACAAGAGGATGCACAGA GCGTGCCACGCTATTGTCGTGCGAGACAAAGTCCTGGGTCACGAGGTCGAAGTCGACCGACAACGTGGACCGATCGTCAGCAGCCTGGATCCGTATGCCCTGGCCCAGATTGAAGTGTTGCGACAGCCACGACTATTGTAACGCCGATCACCACGTAAACGTGTCCACGTGGATCCACGACAAAGACAGGCCGGATCCCGTGGAACCCACTTTAGACTATGCTG GCTCGTTCGGCGAGATATCGCCGCATCGAGGCGTAATGGGATCGATCCAACCCGATCCAGGGCCGATTGCCGGAGGTCGGGAATCCTCGGTTCAGCTTCTTCAGAATCACGTTAAGCCGCTACACGTCGCAGCCCTGGTGCTGGCGATCGCTGCTCTGATATCGGTCCTAGCAGCCTGCTACGTTATTACAAg GGCGACGGACGCCAGCCCGAGTAATCCCGGGGAACGTGGGATGTCCAGTGGTTTCGAGAGTCATCAAATGCATGACGAGGCTCGACGGGGGACAGTCTCCCGCAAACAAGACGTCGAAACCTTTTGTTTCGAACGGTGTGACTAA